The Sporichthyaceae bacterium genome segment TACGAGATCGAGGGCCTGATCTCGTTCTACCCGCACTTCCGCACCAGCCCGCCGCCGAAGGTGAGCGTCAGCGTCTGCCGCGACCTGGCGTGCTGGCTCCGTCGCGGCGGCGACCCCGCCGCGCTCGAGGTGGGCCCCGACGTCGAGGTCGTCGAGGTCTCCTGCTTGGGCCGGTGCGACATCGCCCCGGCGGGGGCGGTCAACGAGCACCCGGCGCCTGTTGCCGACCTGCCCGCGCTGATCGAGCAGGCCGCGGCCGGCCGACTCCAGACCGCGCACGCGACCGGGCTGGCGGATCCGTGGCCGAACGACCCGTACCCGGCCGGCAGCACTGTGCCGGAGCGGTACGCGACGCTGAAAGCTTTGCTGCGTGGCGATCTGACGCCGGATCAGATCATTACGGCGCTCAAGGACTCCGGGCTGCGGGGCATGGGCGGCGCAGGCTTCCCCACCGGGACCAAGTGGGAGTTGGTGCGCGCGGCCGAAGGCACACTCAAGTACGCGATCTGCAACGCCGACGAGTCCGAGCCGGGCACGTTCAAGGACCGGCAGATCCTGGCCACCCAGCCGCACCTGGTGCTCGAGGGGCTGCTGCTCGGGATGGCCGTGGTCGGCGCCGCGCAGGGCTGGGTGTTCCTCCGCCACGAGTACGGCCCGGAGGAGCACGTGCTGCGCGCGGAGATCGACGCGTTGCGGGCGGGCGGCATGGTCGGCGCCGATGCCTGCGGCAGCGGCCGGCCGCTGGAGATCGACGTCTTCGTCTCCCCCGGCGGCTACATCCTCGGTGAGGAAACCGCGCTGCTGGAGTGCATGGAGGGCCACCGCGGCGAACCGCGCAACAAGCCGCCGTTCCCCGGCAACTACGGCCTGTACGGCCGCCCGACGCTGATGAACTCCGTCGAGACGTTCGCCGATGTCCCGGTGATCGTGCAGCGCGGCGCCCAGGCCTGGCGGGACATCGGGCTAGGCGAGGCGGTCGGGTGGAAGTTCTTCGCGGTGTCCGGCCACGTCGTTCGCCCCGACGTGTACTGCGTGCCCGCGGGCACCACGATCCGCGATCTGATCGAGCTGGCCGGTGGGGTGGCCGAGGGCGGGCGGGTCGGCGCCGTCCAACCCGGCGGGGCGTCGTCGAACTTCCTCGGCCCCGGAGACCTCGACGTCCCGCTGGACTTCGGGACGCTGGCCGCGGCCGGGTCGATGCTCGGATCCGGGGCGCTGGTGGTGCTGGCCGAGGGCACCGACGTCCTGGCGGCGGCCACCAACGTGCTGCGGTTCTTCCGCAACGAGTCGTGCGGCAAGTGCGTGCCGTGCCGGGTCGGCTCGACGAAGGCGCACGACATCCTGCGCCACGCTCTCGACACCGACGGTCGGTTGGACTCGCCTGCGCAGGGCCGGATCCTGGAACTCGAGGAGGTCATGCGCAAGACGTCGATCTGCGGCTTGGGCCAGGTCGCCCTGGGCCCGGTGGTCAGCGTGCTCGGTCTGGACAAGGGCGGCACAGCCGCTCGACCCCAACCCAAACCTGAGGGCACTGCGGGTCAGCCCGGGCCATGAGTGCGCGCAGTGAGCGAATCAGTGTCGCAGTGCGCGCCGCCTCGGACTTTCCCGAACGATCGATGGTCCACCGATGAGTGGCCGCGAGTTCTTCTCGGTCCGCACGCTCGCCGAGGCACAGTCCGGGTTTC includes the following:
- a CDS encoding NADH-ubiquinone oxidoreductase-F iron-sulfur binding region domain-containing protein; amino-acid sequence: MTGRHSLTRPPGVEARAGKFPGPSLIPELNAIQARVGWLPREELENLARTTRRPRYEIEGLISFYPHFRTSPPPKVSVSVCRDLACWLRRGGDPAALEVGPDVEVVEVSCLGRCDIAPAGAVNEHPAPVADLPALIEQAAAGRLQTAHATGLADPWPNDPYPAGSTVPERYATLKALLRGDLTPDQIITALKDSGLRGMGGAGFPTGTKWELVRAAEGTLKYAICNADESEPGTFKDRQILATQPHLVLEGLLLGMAVVGAAQGWVFLRHEYGPEEHVLRAEIDALRAGGMVGADACGSGRPLEIDVFVSPGGYILGEETALLECMEGHRGEPRNKPPFPGNYGLYGRPTLMNSVETFADVPVIVQRGAQAWRDIGLGEAVGWKFFAVSGHVVRPDVYCVPAGTTIRDLIELAGGVAEGGRVGAVQPGGASSNFLGPGDLDVPLDFGTLAAAGSMLGSGALVVLAEGTDVLAAATNVLRFFRNESCGKCVPCRVGSTKAHDILRHALDTDGRLDSPAQGRILELEEVMRKTSICGLGQVALGPVVSVLGLDKGGTAARPQPKPEGTAGQPGP